tacccttactacctggggggcggcccgtcaggaagtccaggatccagttgcagagggaagtgtttagtcccagggaccATCTGTTTACTTGACCTCGGACTGAATTCCTCGCTCCTCCCTGTCCTACCTTTATCAGTGTCTAAAACCAGATTGTTTTCCTTTGCCTGTCTCCTTAGAAGCCTTGATATTCAACGATAACAtttctgacagaatgtaaactATCTGCACTCCCCTTGTCACACTCATTAATGTTCCATATACCACATCCCTTCCTATTACCCCCTTCATTGACCCCAACCTTCCTTATACATGTAAAGTTATCAGTAAGATATGGTAACATGAATAAATATATCTTAAACTAGAATCAAACAATACAcactgcatatttatttatttactggggcagcaggtagccaagagtgttgggccagtaacaaaaaggtcgctggttcgaatcaccgagccaactaggtgaaaaatctgtctttgcccttgagcaaggcagttaaccctaattgctcctgtaagtctctctggatttGAGCATGTGctaaatgacaacaacaaaaaattattcTTGCCATAGCTCGCTCTAATATATAATTCTTATTATATCTTGTGTATATtcatcctgtcacgtcctgaccagtaataggggttatttgttattgtagtttggtcaggacgtggcagtgggtatttgttttatgtggttcgggggttatgtgtatgtagaggggtgttgtatttatgtgttccgggggttttggtgtatgttcttgctTTGGTATTCTAGGATTCTaggttgtatatttctttgttggcctggtgtggctctcaatcaggaacagctgtacatcgttgtttctgatttagagtcatacttagggagattgttttcacctgtccctttgtgggtagttgtattctgttttgtgttcttcacctgacggaactgtcagTGTCGTTTTCATAttgtatatttgttttgtttcaccttcttcaataattaaaaaagaagatgagtatacattttcctgttgcatcttggtcctccacacacgacacccgttacagaactacccaccaaacccgGACCAAGCAACAGATGAtggagcagcaggtggactacGAGGAGTGGAGcaagcagcgcgctcgggagaAGATGGCATCCTGGCCGCTGGAGGTATTGGAGGCACGGATAGACTGGACGTGGGAGAAACTTTTTGACTATTGTAAGAGGCTGCCTgggaaacaggtggagacagcgagggaggaacggcgcaAATGGAGCAAAGAGGAGAATAACTGTTATATAGGTACACGATTGGCATTTAAGCTTGAGAGGCAGCcccagaattttttttggggggggcacacgggagtATTGGCTAGGTCAGGTGACAGACCGGAGCCAAATCCCCGTGCTTTTGTCAAACAACCTATTAATGGACAAGTCCCGTGCGTCGGGGTAAtgcgtactgtggcgaggccaagtattttcaggccggtgtgcacagtaccagcgccccgcatttgccagggggaagtgagTACTCAGCCAGTACAGGCGGTGTCAGTCCTgcactcgagaccgccagtgcgtctctacggtccagtgtatcccgctcctcgcactagccttaaagtgcatgtctccagtctgatacctccagtaccagcaccacgcactaggcttccagtgcgtcagcccagtccaactcggccggttcctgctccccgcactagccctgaggtgtgtttccccaggctggtacctccactaccagccccacgcatcaggcttccagtgcgtcagcccagtcccgagtgTCCGGCAGCAGTACCTCGTCCCGAGTGTCCGGAAGCAGTACCTCGTCCCGAGTGTCCGGCAGCAGTACCTCGTCCCGAGTGTCCGGCagcagtacctcgtccagagtgtccggcagcagtacctcgtccagagtgtccggcagcaGTACCTCGTCCCGAGTGTCCGGCagcagtacctcgtccagagtgtccggcagcagtacctcgtccagagtgtccggcagcagtacctcgtccagagtgtccggcagcagtacctcgtccagagtgtccggcagcagtacctcgtccagagtgtccggcagcaGTACCTCGCCCAGAGAGTCCGGCagcagtacctcgtccagagtgtccggcagcagtacctcgtccagagtgtccggcagcagtacctcgtccagagtgtccggcagcagtacctcgtccagagtgtccggcagcagtacctcgtccagagtgtccggcaacagtccggcaccgagtgagtctgcctacagtccggcgctccttgagtctgcctacagtccggagctccgaGAGTACAGTCCAGGGTCTACAGGGACACAAGTCAGGCTGAGGTATTTGGGAGAAGTGGACTGGTCAGGGGTTGGTCTTAGGCccgagcctaagccacctccactgtaggaggtttggggagggggggtgtatgcacgagtgccgtcggtgacggcagccaccctcccttccctccctttagttggggGTTTtgtttaggtgcatccggggtctgcacctttgggggcagggtactgtcacgtcctgaccagtaataggggttatttgttaatgtagtttggtcaggacgtggcagggggtatttgttttatgtggtccgggggttatgtgtatgtagaggggtgttgtatttatgtgttccggagTTTTTCGTGTATGTTCTTGCTTTGGTAttctaggttgtgtatttctttgttggccttgTGTGGCTCTCactcaggaacagctgtacatcgttgtttctgatttagagtcatacttagggagattgttttcacctgtccctttgtgggtagttgttttctgttcttcacctgacggaactgtcagTGTCGTTTTCATATGGTATACGTGTTTTGTTTCACCTTCAATaattaaaaaagaagatgagtatacattttcctgttgcatcttggtcctccacacatgaCACCCGTTACACATCCAGTGTATATAGATTGCATTTAGACTGCTGTTACAGTCCTATTTGGGTTGTTCATTGGATTCATTACAACATGATTGTATTATaaatgaattttttttaaatactttgtacttgtttgacattttactgcattcttaggagctagtaacataagcaccCACTATAACGTCTTctaaactgtgtacgtgaccaataaacttggattagaatgtattatttttttcctGTGCAGCCCAGAGGgttatactacaaagcaggaaaAAAGGAGTTAGTcagctaacttgcctaaatatAATATAACAACATTTTTTAGAAAGCTACgcttgaaatgggcatggtctaATAGATTCAACAAACGAAAACCCATATCTAAGTTTAGCTTTTTTTTATGAACCAGAAAATCAATAGTATCTGGTTGCTTATTAAAGTTAGCTGGCTGAATTAATCGTACCTGTAGTATCCCACTTTGGTCCAACCCGAGAAGAGCCAATAGCTTAGAACCTGGTGTGACTCGAGGGAAGTTGTCTACATAGCTAGGAATGAATAGGCTCCATTGTTATGTTAACTGTTAACCATTGTGATTCATTTACTTCAAGGTTGCATCTCTGCATCACTTCAAGGCTGTAAACAGTTGTTGTGTGGTCAATTGTCATAATGATTAGCCTGAGACAAGTTACCTTGGTTTAATCCTGAGAAAGGGCCTTGGATATCAACAATGCCATATTATACACCAAATAGGTGTGGATGGTCAACCTGACCTGAGGTGGAACTCTCCTCCTGCCCATACTGCTATCTGTGGGGCACAGGCTCCTCCTATATGAGTATGTACTATGTTGATGGTGTTAGTTGATTGTGAATTGTGCGTTGCTCTCTAAATATCAACCCATATTGTCTGAACTGGCAGTCACATGTCCTAAACATGTCTCAGAGTTGCAGTGTATGTTAGAAAAATCAACAACTTGATTGATGGATAACCATTGCATAGTTTTCACAactgtttctctctttttttctctagAATTAAACTCTTCAATTCAACTTTTGAGGATGGTGCCCCATATGCTTGAAATGCAACCCAGCTCAATGTGCTGGGACAACATAGATAACGCTTGTGAAAATGCCAGATCAAGAGAATGGAGCGATGGTGACGGATACAGCCGCCATAATATGGCTCACTGGGAAAGTGATCCCCCAGCTGGTGAAAGGCAGTACCTCACCCAACAGGAAAGCGAACACCAGTGGCTGAACCGTGAGGATGAAGCTGCCATGCGGGCCCACTACAACTCCCAGAGACAAAACTCTCAAATGGACTTCCGTGGACATCGGGCACAAGAGACCCAGACGCCTCCTCTGTATCATCAAGAACATCACAGAATGGCTCAGAGTCAGAACATAAGGGATTGGCCCAATCTCTATGGACCCTTGAGAGGCCAGGCGCCCCCTAATGTAAACTTACACCgcagtggagagagaagagagacatggGCTAAGCATGAACCCCACTTCCCCAGCAATGACTTTCTACCCCCACTCAATGTCGAAAGAGGGCATGAGGATATTTCCCATCACCATAACACTGACCAGGATTATATGTTTGGTTGGATAGTGAATCATAACAATCTCCATTACTTGGAAAGCAAATGGCAGATGTTAGATCCCACCCATTCCAATGGACATGCTAATGAACCTTCAAGGGGGCATTCTACTGAATGCTCAAGGGGACGTTCTAGGGGTGGTTTCCGTGGAAATTCTAGGGGTGGTTCTAGTGTACGTTCTAGAGGTGGTTCTAGTAGACGTTCTCGGGGTGGTTCTAGGGGTCGGTCTAGTGGACGTTCGAGGGGTGGGTCTAGTGGATGTTCTAGGGCCCATTCCAGCTGGTCACCCAGGCAGGTCTTCCAGGCTAAGCATGTCAACCCTTCTCAAACTACGACAAACAGTTCTCCAGACATTCAAAACATCAACATCATTCTAACTGTTCCTGTGGTCAACAACAAACACAGTGAAACAACATCAGGACGAACAGCAGGTCCGGTGAGAGATTCTACATCACTTGTGCAAGCCTTCATTGCAAATGCACAGCAGTGTGTTTCTATGGATCTCCCTTCCACGGGAGGTAGAGAATCGGGTGTCGTTGACCTAAAAACAGCCCAGGTAACAAATGCAGACAGCCATGGTATGCTAAGACCTAGTTTTCCTTCCCAAGCCATAACACAACAAACAGATAATCTTCCTGGCAATGTTGCTCTGGTTTCTCACACCCAGACCTCTGCCACCCCTGACCAGCAACatgctccctctccttctcccaaacCTCTCACTGAGACACCTCAGGAAAAACCTCCTCACGAACATAAGATCTCACTCAATGAAATACAGGACTGGCTTCAGAGTGTTTTAAGATCTAAAAATGGACCCGTAAATGGGAACAACTCAACACAAGACCCCTCCCAGGCACAACAATCCAGCACAGAGAAGATGGATATTTTACAAGCAGGCAAAACGCACCTACATCTTAACACcaaagacaaccaggtgaggccCCCTGAGAGTTTTAGTGCTGAGGACTCCACTATACGGCTGGAGTTAAAGTCCACCCCCAGGTGCATGACACTGACGGTAGTTGCCACCACTCCGCCCCCCGTAGCTATCGTCCCTCCAATGGGTCCACAGCAGTTCCCAGAGCCCATGGAGACAGAAAATACAGGCAATGAGGTGCCATTTAAGATTTTACAGGCCTGGTCCATCAACGAACAACAAATGGAAAGTCTGTGGGAAAGAGCTAAAGATGATGCAAGTTCTCTAACTGTCCTAAATGAGACGGTTCAAGTTGAGAGTTTTATGGAGTATGATAAGCCTGTAGATGCATCTGCAACAAGTTCACTGGTATCTACTAGAGAGGACAATGATGAGGTCCTTCAGGTCATCACACAAATGGACAAGACTTCACCTTCACCATTTGTCCACACAATCCCTCAGGCAACTGATATTGTACGCATCGGGGATACCCAGACAATCGTGGAAGTTATCTCTAATGGTGCAGATGAGATAACTCTTGATTTGTCCACAATTGCTGAAGTTCAGTTCAAGTTACATACGCTGCAGCAACTGGTTACTTATCTGGAGAATGCAGCAACAATCACTGAGGCAAAGGATGGTTGTCTAGAGGCCATATTGGAGCAGTATTGGGGCGGGAAAACCTCTAACCTGGTAGAAGCTTTAAAAGATAAAAGGGATAAGAAAATCATGCAAGATGTGTCTGCCTGGGCCGCAGAGAATGAGGAAGCAGTGGTTCTCTTTGCAGTCAGTGGTATATCACTGGGGGAAGTGGTCGAGAAGTTTCCCATTCCAGCACATGTTGACAGCTCTTCCCTAGTGGGTTACAGGTCATCATGGTTAAATGTCAACGAGAAGCTGTATAACATTGACAAAGATTCTGGAAGAGCTTGGTCTCTGTGGTTCATACCAGATAAAGCAGAGGAGAGTTCCAAAGTGTTTGGGGGAGTCAAAATAGATGACACCTTCCACAGCAAGCTGGAGACTGTGGACTTTCCTGCACGACAACCTGTTGAAGCAGAAGCAACAGACTCAGACCTCGCAACAAACATAGACTTTGTAATGGACACAGGCCCCCCAACGGACACAGACCTCCCAACAGATGCAGACTCAGAGACAGAACCCCTTTCCCCAATGATTTTGACCGTCCTCACATCAGAGGATGCTTTGAAACTGCTTGCTGAAACAGAGGCACCAGACGCAGACCTTGCAACAGACTCAAACTGCCCAACAGATGCAGACCTCAAAACGGTCACAGACCTCACAACAGACTCGGACGCAGACCCTCTTTCCCCAATGAATTTGACCATCCTGACATCTGAGGATGCCATGAGACTGTTTTGCCAGATCGAAAATGGCTCTGACCTCCAACTCGGGTCCCATGAACCATGCTCTGAAAACAAAGACAAGACAAAAACAAAGCAACTAGAGAATATAGAAAGTGTCAGCTTAGATAAGTCCTGCTACTGTCCTTGTATTATTGAAAGTGACAACGGGTTTGAAAGTGGCCTATGCACCagttgtcagagagagaaaggattgCAGCAAGGTACAAGATGCATAACAATCGCTCAATGCTTTACCCTGTCAGATACAAGCGACAATTCAGATCAGGAGACAGAAGAGGTCCCTAAGGACTCTGGGGGGAAGGCGACTGTGGACAATCAATGCAGGGACAAGAAGCAGATACAATCAACTGAAGAAGATTGGGATGACAATCAATCCAGTGACAATAAGACAGAGGGAGAAATGCAGCATTGTAGGGTGGTCATACCGATCACTGACTTTATTTTCTGGTTAGATACAATTGAGGATTCAGatcaggagacagaggagaacccTAATGAACAACATGCTCAGATTGAGGTTCATGCTTCTAATGTTAAAAGGACAGAGCCTGAAACTGATGCGAACGCACCCTGTGAGTCAGCCCAAGAACATACTACCCAAAGCAAAGTCAGTCCTGGTTCTGAGGATAGGGAAAGATGGCAAGAGAAGGACCAAGACTGTAAGATGAGTACATTACCACTTCCCAAGGTTGAAAACCCCTCTAATTTAAGCGCTAACATCATAGCAGACAAGTGGTGTTCACTTATAGAGGACTGTGGTTCACCTGCAGATAAGTATGGCAAAGTTGCTAACTTTGTCACTCAATACAAAACCTCCAAGTCAAAGAAAAAAGTAAAAGAAAAAATGGAAAAGGAGGAAACCCTCAATCCAGCATCATCTGACAGACAAAAGCCCAAGAAACGTCATGGTAGAGCAGAGAGGGGACGGTCACCATCCCAACCCCCTAAGAGCTCTGGGGTGAAGGCAACTTTGAATAATCAACGCAGGGACAAGAAGCCACATGCGTCACACAAGAGGAGACATTTCACTGAGAGTGATGAAAATCGATGCAAAGACAAGAAGAGGGGATCATCAAATGAGAAAGAGTGTGAGGGCAGTCAATCCAGGGACAATAAGCCACCGAAGAGGAGACATTCAACTGAAACTGAAGGCAGGAGCTCTGATGACTCCAAAGAGTTACAATGCCAGTTGGTGGAAAGAGACaaggacagtagcagtagaaaCTCACCGCCGTGCCCTGGGGTGAAAACCCTCCATGTGCTGGGATCCTCAACTACCACTGTTCCTCTCAAACTCTCCATAAACATCCCCAAAAAGCCTTCCACAAATTGCTCACCCTCAACACATCCTGAGGAAGTCCCCAAAATGCCAAAGACAAAATTCCCGAACAAAACTAGCAGACACCACTCCCCTGCAAAGTCAGTGTCTCCTGTTGtcaaagagag
The DNA window shown above is from Salmo trutta chromosome 8, fSalTru1.1, whole genome shotgun sequence and carries:
- the LOC115198797 gene encoding uncharacterized protein LOC115198797, whose translation is MVPHMLEMQPSSMCWDNIDNACENARSREWSDGDGYSRHNMAHWESDPPAGERQYLTQQESEHQWLNREDEAAMRAHYNSQRQNSQMDFRGHRAQETQTPPLYHQEHHRMAQSQNIRDWPNLYGPLRGQAPPNVNLHRSGERRETWAKHEPHFPSNDFLPPLNVERGHEDISHHHNTDQDYMFGWIVNHNNLHYLESKWQMLDPTHSNGHANEPSRGHSTECSRGRSRGGFRGNSRGGSSVRSRGGSSRRSRGGSRGRSSGRSRGGSSGCSRAHSSWSPRQVFQAKHVNPSQTTTNSSPDIQNINIILTVPVVNNKHSETTSGRTAGPVRDSTSLVQAFIANAQQCVSMDLPSTGGRESGVVDLKTAQVTNADSHGMLRPSFPSQAITQQTDNLPGNVALVSHTQTSATPDQQHAPSPSPKPLTETPQEKPPHEHKISLNEIQDWLQSVLRSKNGPVNGNNSTQDPSQAQQSSTEKMDILQAGKTHLHLNTKDNQVRPPESFSAEDSTIRLELKSTPRCMTLTVVATTPPPVAIVPPMGPQQFPEPMETENTGNEVPFKILQAWSINEQQMESLWERAKDDASSLTVLNETVQVESFMEYDKPVDASATSSLVSTREDNDEVLQVITQMDKTSPSPFVHTIPQATDIVRIGDTQTIVEVISNGADEITLDLSTIAEVQFKLHTLQQLVTYLENAATITEAKDGCLEAILEQYWGGKTSNLVEALKDKRDKKIMQDVSAWAAENEEAVVLFAVSGISLGEVVEKFPIPAHVDSSSLVGYRSSWLNVNEKLYNIDKDSGRAWSLWFIPDKAEESSKVFGGVKIDDTFHSKLETVDFPARQPVEAEATDSDLATNIDFVMDTGPPTDTDLPTDADSETEPLSPMILTVLTSEDALKLLAETEAPDADLATDSNCPTDADLKTVTDLTTDSDADPLSPMNLTILTSEDAMRLFCQIENGSDLQLGSHEPCSENKDKTKTKQLENIESVSLDKSCYCPCIIESDNGFESGLCTSCQREKGLQQGTRCITIAQCFTLSDTSDNSDQETEEVPKDSGGKATVDNQCRDKKQIQSTEEDWDDNQSSDNKTEGEMQHCRVVIPITDFIFWLDTIEDSDQETEENPNEQHAQIEVHASNVKRTEPETDANAPCESAQEHTTQSKVSPGSEDRERWQEKDQDCKMSTLPLPKVENPSNLSANIIADKWCSLIEDCGSPADKYGKVANFVTQYKTSKSKKKVKEKMEKEETLNPASSDRQKPKKRHGRAERGRSPSQPPKSSGVKATLNNQRRDKKPHASHKRRHFTESDENRCKDKKRGSSNEKECEGSQSRDNKPPKRRHSTETEGRSSDDSKELQCQLVERDKDSSSRNSPPCPGVKTLHVLGSSTTTVPLKLSINIPKKPSTNCSPSTHPEEVPKMPKTKFPNKTSRHHSPAKSVSPVVKERQRNSVKHNQRIQPLKVRLKKLSLPKHLISKGSPPSWKREEGSPPRQKWVEDRGEPLGLGVIVSKNTDSCKKLKRKAESDLTSQQMLSKIPKVLNRNEKGTLSKSEREHDSLPPKPKLPRIPKLLRTPEVSKDGNERENREDTSPSASPESQMLNKPARVAHKPKPFIKPASPNGYSPASHAFPNPARISPQHGNRHFGPKVTARQQVFSDWESSFVPTPTLRTRRQSGCPSEEVEGPQASPRSSSETRIIRPILKCVDSLPKPKRNVSFPLNPVNVYYFKPREYENDVMFNRSYTDPEDAQRSDDEEEDASVNCQNTKQQPPIREENRQDIGELKPGPSGACEKSFKRKREMQEPAAILIKKSIVQAKHWTKSPS